Proteins from one Malaya genurostris strain Urasoe2022 chromosome 2, Malgen_1.1, whole genome shotgun sequence genomic window:
- the LOC131432354 gene encoding uncharacterized protein LOC131432354, which yields MNAENVIRKMRLNCWSLLLVVGWLVATQLTASVDGIHVVEKGGRKSFLKLAPAQWTELDEDGLWSSLLEEYTLGINTTNRHSRVMQAAVAVGQTHQYIPASSFYINKRIGEAVEMGSPVGKVIGPSGYAENQLNTGPSAQGTFTPMRQTFGGASPTELLASPREVSETDLYLLGAIEKLVYRVDYMENRLRRAEQIIYYLMAGNNQKIETCPDNFTRIHENCYHFGVDRGLNWKSASTLCKSYGGHLAEFETSVEFQDVAAFILNNQLKRGKEYWLGGLNPGLLWIWTHSAKPVNPNTNLTSISTGNKGTSSTIGTVKPDSSKNEDSKKIVNNPPPKQTEPTLEITGTGRCLKLTYNAALYTYGYTGQDCSARYNYICELKNKSLDNEISRIAKQLNLD from the exons ACGTGATACGAAAAATGAGGTTAAACTGTTGGTCGTTGCTGCTGGTGGTGGGCTGGCTGGTGGCAACGCAGCTAACTGCAAGTGTCGATGGCATTCACGTTGTGGAGAAAGGTGGGCGCAAGTCCTTTCTAAAGCTGGCCCCAGCACAATGGACGGAACTGGATGAGGATGGTCTGTGGTCGTCGCTGTTGGAGGAATATACGCTAGG TATCAACACCACCAACCGTCACTCACGGGTAATGCAAGCTGCTGTGGCCGTCGGACAGACTCATCAGTACATACCGGCCTCCAGTTTCTACATAAACAAACGCATCGGCGAGGCGGTCGAGATGGGTTCTCCGGTGGGCAAAGTTATTGGCCCTTCGGGTTATGCTGAGAATCAACTGAATACGGGACCTAGCGCTCAGGGAACCTTCACACCAATGCGGCAGACTTTCGGAGGAGCAAGCCCAACGGAGCTGCTTGCGTCACCACGTGAGGTTTCGGAGACTGATCTGTACCTGCTGGGAGCAATCGAGAAGCTGGTCTACCGAGTGGATTACATGGAAAATAGACTTCGACGAGCTGAGCAGATTATCTACTACCTAATGGCAGGAAATAACCAGAAAATTG AAACTTGTCCGGATAATTTCACCCGAATTCACGAGAATTGCTACCATTTTGGGGTGGATCGTGGATTGAACTGGAAATCGGCCAGTACATTGTGCAAGTCTTATGGCGGGCATCTGGCCGAGTTTGAAACGAGTGTTGAGTTCCAAGACGTTGCAGCTTTCATTTTAAATAATCAGCTTAAGCGGGGTAAAGAGTATTGGCTGGGCGGTCTAAATCCGGGTCTTTTGTGGATATGGACTCACTCCGCCAAACCTGTTAACCCTAACACGAACCTTACTTCCATCTCGACCGGTAACAAAGGAACAAGTTCAACAATCGGGACAGTAAAACCTGATTCCAGTAAAAATGAAGACTCTAAGAAAATTGTTAACAATCCTCCGCCAAAGCAAACAGAACCCACATTGGAGATTACCGGGACCGGTCGCTGTTTGAAACTTACCTACAATGCGGCACTTTACACGTACGGCTATACAGGGCAAGACTGTTCTGCAAGGTATAACTACATATGCGAGCTGAAGAACAAATCTTTGGACAACGAAATTTCGCGCATTGCGAAACAACTCAATTTGGATTAA